Proteins from a single region of Oreochromis niloticus isolate F11D_XX linkage group LG7, O_niloticus_UMD_NMBU, whole genome shotgun sequence:
- the irx5b gene encoding LOW QUALITY PROTEIN: iroquois-class homeodomain protein IRX-5b (The sequence of the model RefSeq protein was modified relative to this genomic sequence to represent the inferred CDS: inserted 1 base in 1 codon) produces the protein MSYPQGFLFQPHAPLALHSSFGSGLLLGARSEELGRSASGSAFAPYSGPATSPGFGXQLPYGGEPRAAAALSSYVSPGYDPSSGISGSLDYHPFGALGPYPYGDAAYRKNATRDATATLKAWLNEHRKNPYPTKGEKIMLAIITKMTLTQVSTWFANARRRLKKENKMTWTPRNRSEDEEEEDNIDLERNEEDEEPLKASGEEMELRREADSRGLAFREDGGSDADRGFDELDFQDSPVDQRPVDMSAAPPRSTPRRRSECWRVRARRARGLRRAPAAPPRAERGPQTQTVVAG, from the exons ATGTCTTACCCTCAGGGCTTCCTGTTCCAGCCCCACGCGCCTCTGGCTCTGCACTCCTCCTTTGGCTCCGGCCTCCTCCTGGGAGCGCGCTCCGAGGAGCTCGGCCGCTCCGCGTCCGGCTCCGCCTTCGCTCCGTACTCCGGACCGGCGACCTCCCCCGGCTTCG CCCAGCTGCCGTACGGAGGGGAGCCGCGCGCCGCCGCGGCGCTCAGCTCCTATGTG AGTCCGGGTTACGACCCATCGTCGGGCATCTCCGGGTCCTTGGACTACCACCCGTTTGGGGCGCTGGGCCCGTACCCGTACGGAGACGCCGCCTACAGGAAGAACGCCACTCGGGATGCCACGGCCACGCTGAAGGCCTGGCTTAACGAGCACCGGAAGAACCCGTACCCCACCAAGGGCGAGAAGATCATGCTGGCCATCATCACGAAGATGACCCTGACGCAGGTGTCCACCTGGTTCGCCAACGCCCGGCGACGGCTGAAGAAGGAGAACAAGATGACGTGGACGCCGCGGAACAGGAGCGAggacgaggaagaggaggacaacATCGACCTGGAGCGCAACGAAGAGGACGAGGAGCCACTGAAGGCGAGCGGCGAGGAGATGGAGCTGAGGCGTGAGGCCG aCTCCCGTGGTTTGGCGTTCAGAGAGGACGGCGGCAGCGACGCCGATCGAGGATTCGACGAGCTGGACTTTCAGGACTCCCCCGTGGACCAGAGACCCGTGGACATGTCGGCGGCCCCTCCTCGGAGCACCCCCCGGAGACGCTCAGAGTGCTGGAGGGTGCGCGCACGCCGAGCCCGCGGTCTAAGGAGGGCCCCTGCGGCGCCACCCAGGGCCGAACGTGGCCCCCAAACCCAAACTGTGGTCGCTGGCTGA